The following proteins are co-located in the Streptomyces sp. NBC_01198 genome:
- a CDS encoding DUF1206 domain-containing protein, which yields MAGSKAVAAGGRAGFVARGIIYVLVGVLAIRIATADSGGQQADRGGALAEIAHKPFGDVLLWLLGIGVAGMALWRLSQAVFGLGGPDGDKPAKRAMAAVRCVFYGFVCYSVLAYAAGDKGSGSGSTDRRTNDVTAKALEWPGGQWIVAIAGVVVGCVGVGIAVRAIMRKFHKHLKMAEMSRTEQRAVDFLGVFGGTARGVVLATAGGFAVAAAVQHTPGKSKGTDDTLRSFVGTPAGPWLLVLIAAGLIAFGLFSWANARWRKL from the coding sequence ATGGCCGGCAGCAAGGCGGTTGCGGCCGGCGGCCGTGCGGGCTTCGTCGCCCGCGGGATCATCTACGTCCTGGTCGGCGTGCTGGCGATACGCATCGCCACCGCGGACAGCGGTGGCCAGCAGGCCGACCGGGGCGGCGCGCTCGCCGAGATCGCGCACAAGCCGTTCGGCGACGTCCTGTTGTGGCTGCTCGGCATAGGCGTGGCCGGTATGGCGCTGTGGCGCCTGTCCCAGGCCGTCTTCGGCCTGGGCGGCCCGGACGGCGACAAGCCGGCCAAGCGCGCGATGGCCGCAGTGCGCTGCGTCTTCTACGGTTTCGTCTGCTACTCCGTGCTGGCCTACGCGGCCGGCGACAAGGGCAGTGGCAGCGGGTCCACCGACCGGAGGACCAACGACGTGACGGCCAAGGCCCTGGAGTGGCCCGGCGGCCAGTGGATCGTCGCGATCGCCGGCGTCGTGGTCGGCTGCGTGGGCGTGGGGATCGCCGTCCGCGCCATCATGCGGAAGTTCCACAAGCACCTGAAAATGGCGGAGATGTCCCGGACGGAGCAGCGCGCGGTGGACTTCCTCGGGGTCTTCGGCGGCACGGCCCGCGGCGTCGTGCTCGCCACCGCCGGCGGCTTCGCCGTCGCGGCCGCCGTCCAGCACACCCCCGGCAAGTCCAAGGGCACCGACGACACCCTGCGCTCCTTCGTCGGCACCCCCGCCGGCCCCTGGCTGCTGGTCCTGATCGCGGCCGGCCTGATCGCCTTCGGCCTCTTCTCCTGGGCCAACGCCCGCTGGCGCAAGCTCTGA
- a CDS encoding DUF998 domain-containing protein, translating into MGYVTWWAVVSSGAAPVLLVGGSTTAAVLEGPSYNPVRQTISVLAAGGPTVYWVFTAMVVALGVCHLATATGLRAARLAGRLALGAGGLCAIILAFVPAPKSGGSFSHGSVVTVGFTLLALWPVLAADRRPLVPWGLRLKPSIAATSLMALCAAWFLVEDQMRGVAGVAERTVTILQALWPVVVVISCLRYARRA; encoded by the coding sequence ATGGGATATGTCACCTGGTGGGCTGTCGTGTCGTCCGGAGCCGCCCCCGTCCTGCTGGTCGGCGGCTCGACGACCGCCGCGGTGCTCGAAGGTCCCAGCTACAACCCCGTCCGCCAGACGATCAGCGTCCTGGCGGCCGGCGGGCCCACCGTCTACTGGGTGTTCACCGCGATGGTGGTCGCGCTGGGCGTCTGCCACCTGGCGACCGCCACCGGGCTGCGGGCGGCCAGGCTCGCCGGGCGGCTCGCGCTCGGCGCCGGCGGGTTGTGCGCGATCATCCTGGCCTTCGTCCCGGCGCCGAAGAGCGGGGGCTCCTTCTCGCACGGCTCCGTGGTCACGGTCGGCTTCACGCTGCTGGCACTGTGGCCGGTGCTGGCCGCCGACCGGCGGCCGCTGGTGCCGTGGGGACTCCGGCTCAAGCCGTCGATCGCGGCGACCTCACTGATGGCGCTGTGCGCCGCCTGGTTCCTGGTCGAGGACCAGATGCGCGGCGTCGCCGGTGTCGCCGAGCGCACGGTGACGATCCTGCAGGCGCTGTGGCCGGTCGTGGTCGTCATCTCCTGCCTGCGCTATGCCCGCCGCGCCTGA
- a CDS encoding TetR/AcrR family transcriptional regulator, with product MPKVSEEHREARRRQILDAAWVCFARNGFHKTSMPDVFAEAGLSAGAVYRYFPGKEALITAIAEVSTRQLIDILDAHLGAAELPAPDELLPAIVEDLTVLGEGSLPAPMAPQVWSEMMRDHRLAAAVADMLGDIQDRLTRLCRRYQDAGTVDADLDPGDTARVMLALIQGWIIQWNTMGLAAHQQIRAGVRALLAGPRAAGARG from the coding sequence ATGCCCAAGGTCAGTGAAGAGCACCGCGAAGCCCGCCGCCGGCAGATCCTCGACGCCGCCTGGGTGTGCTTCGCCCGCAACGGCTTCCACAAGACGTCCATGCCCGACGTCTTCGCCGAGGCCGGGCTGTCGGCGGGTGCGGTCTACCGCTACTTCCCCGGCAAGGAGGCGCTGATCACCGCGATCGCCGAGGTCTCGACGCGCCAGCTGATCGACATCCTGGACGCGCACCTCGGGGCGGCCGAGCTCCCGGCGCCGGATGAGCTGCTGCCGGCGATCGTGGAGGACCTGACGGTCCTGGGGGAAGGGTCGCTGCCCGCTCCCATGGCGCCGCAGGTGTGGTCGGAGATGATGCGCGACCACCGGCTCGCGGCGGCGGTCGCGGACATGCTGGGGGACATCCAGGACCGGCTGACCCGCCTGTGCAGGCGGTATCAGGACGCGGGGACGGTCGACGCCGACCTCGATCCCGGCGACACGGCCCGCGTGATGCTCGCGCTGATCCAGGGCTGGATCATCCAGTGGAACACCATGGGCCTGGCCGCCCACCAGCAGATCAGGGCCGGGGTACGCGCCCTCCTGGCGGGGCCGCGTGCCGCGGGGGCACGAGGCTGA
- a CDS encoding nucleoside deaminase, protein MITSADEELLRRAVALAARAITLGDAPYGSLLAGPDGTVLAEAHNTVRSDNDISAHPELKLARWAARELAPEAAARTTMYTSCQPCGMCTGAIARSGLGRVVYALATDQLVALNPDSGAWPTVPQDGPALLDEARVPIEAYYRH, encoded by the coding sequence GTGATCACCTCCGCCGACGAGGAACTCCTGCGCCGCGCCGTCGCCTTGGCCGCCCGCGCCATCACCCTGGGCGACGCGCCCTACGGTTCGCTGCTCGCCGGGCCGGACGGCACGGTGCTGGCCGAAGCGCACAACACCGTGCGCAGCGACAACGACATCAGCGCCCACCCGGAACTGAAGCTCGCCCGCTGGGCGGCCCGCGAACTCGCCCCCGAGGCGGCCGCGCGCACCACGATGTACACCAGCTGCCAGCCGTGCGGCATGTGCACCGGGGCCATCGCCCGATCCGGCCTCGGCCGCGTCGTCTACGCGCTCGCCACCGACCAACTCGTCGCCCTCAACCCGGACTCCGGCGCCTGGCCCACGGTCCCGCAGGACGGCCCGGCCCTGCTGGACGAGGCCCGCGTCCCCATCGAGGCGTACTACCGGCACTAG
- a CDS encoding aromatic prenyltransferase — protein sequence MAGTTELEDLYSVIGESARLVGVDASRDKVWPVLTAYRDVIPQSAIAFRVETSARRGDDFSCRFTMIPKDVDPYALALANGLTPRTGHPVASLSADIAAACPIDNYGVDFGVVGGFTKTFQFFPPDDLQPVSTLADIAAVPPALAENSPFFARHGVADQVALTGMDYEHRTFNVYFKTPDGYLREPKNVAAILSDIDMPEPSDQLLTHARSAGGFYVTLNWDSPGVQRICFSAMTADPSAVTGGRIEPRIEQLARNAPSADPGAERRFIAYVASSPAGEYFKLLSFYRAQPDVVRLWREYEDN from the coding sequence ATGGCCGGGACGACGGAGCTGGAAGACCTTTACTCGGTCATCGGGGAATCGGCCCGGCTGGTGGGTGTCGACGCCTCGCGTGACAAGGTCTGGCCGGTCCTGACGGCGTACCGGGACGTGATCCCGCAGTCAGCGATCGCCTTCCGGGTGGAGACCAGCGCGCGTCGCGGCGACGACTTCAGCTGCCGCTTCACGATGATCCCCAAGGACGTCGACCCCTACGCGCTCGCCCTGGCGAACGGCCTCACCCCGCGGACCGGCCACCCCGTCGCCTCGCTGAGCGCGGACATCGCCGCCGCGTGCCCGATCGACAACTACGGCGTGGACTTCGGGGTCGTCGGCGGCTTCACCAAGACCTTCCAGTTCTTCCCGCCGGACGACCTGCAGCCGGTCTCGACGCTGGCCGACATCGCGGCGGTGCCGCCGGCGCTGGCCGAGAACTCCCCGTTCTTCGCCCGGCACGGGGTGGCCGACCAGGTGGCGCTGACCGGCATGGACTACGAGCACAGGACCTTCAACGTCTACTTCAAGACGCCGGACGGCTACCTGCGGGAGCCCAAGAACGTCGCGGCGATCCTCAGCGACATCGACATGCCGGAGCCGAGCGACCAGCTGCTGACCCACGCCCGGTCGGCCGGCGGCTTCTACGTCACCTTGAACTGGGACTCCCCCGGCGTCCAGCGGATCTGCTTCAGCGCGATGACGGCGGACCCCTCGGCGGTGACCGGCGGCCGGATCGAACCCAGGATCGAGCAGCTCGCGCGGAACGCCCCCTCGGCCGACCCCGGCGCCGAGCGCAGGTTCATCGCCTACGTCGCCTCGTCGCCGGCCGGCGAGTACTTCAAGCTGCTGTCCTTCTACCGGGCCCAGCCCGACGTCGTACGGCTCTGGCGCGAGTACGAGGACAACTGA
- a CDS encoding ABC transporter permease: protein MKNPLGVPSWRQAVIMIVGLPLVIALAVMAYAWPAARIAPRDLPVGVVSTGTASQSVVEGLEHGRPGAFDIRLYPDQAAARSAIEHRDVYGAFVVAPGHVTVLEATAASPTVAQLVDAAGHQLAAHTAASAGGTSTAASGIGSGSAPASASASGAGGAGAVVRTVDVVPTSVHDPRGLAFSASLLPLTICSIIIALFTTIGARLRPGPSRVVPLMATCAAAAFAVYLVAQTFLGALPHDHAATWAAVALTMLAISAPTAGLVTLLGHRGLGLSAALMVFVGNPFSGSTSAPELLPKAAADIGRWLPPGAGAGLVRGTAYFGGSGSAGPLVVLGVWSVLGLAVVAFGRRRPVVPEAVLVAEGGTDGLSLVPPRHAAPPGGRVPRP from the coding sequence GTGAAGAACCCGCTGGGCGTCCCGTCATGGCGTCAGGCCGTGATCATGATCGTGGGGCTGCCCCTCGTGATCGCGCTCGCCGTGATGGCCTACGCGTGGCCGGCGGCACGTATCGCGCCGCGCGATCTGCCGGTGGGGGTCGTCAGCACGGGCACCGCGAGCCAGAGCGTGGTCGAGGGCCTGGAGCACGGCCGGCCTGGCGCGTTCGACATCCGCCTCTACCCGGACCAGGCGGCGGCGCGGTCCGCCATCGAGCACCGCGACGTCTACGGCGCCTTCGTCGTCGCCCCCGGCCACGTCACCGTGCTTGAGGCCACCGCCGCGAGCCCGACCGTGGCCCAGCTGGTCGACGCGGCGGGACACCAGCTCGCCGCCCACACGGCAGCTTCGGCGGGCGGCACGTCCACGGCCGCGTCCGGTATCGGGTCCGGGTCGGCGCCCGCGTCCGCGTCCGCCTCCGGGGCGGGGGGCGCCGGGGCCGTGGTGCGTACGGTGGACGTCGTCCCGACCTCCGTGCACGACCCCCGGGGCCTGGCGTTCAGCGCCTCGCTGCTCCCGCTCACCATCTGCAGCATCATCATCGCCCTGTTCACCACGATCGGCGCCCGGCTGCGACCCGGCCCGAGCAGGGTCGTGCCCCTGATGGCCACCTGCGCCGCGGCCGCCTTCGCCGTCTACCTGGTCGCCCAGACCTTCCTCGGCGCGCTGCCGCACGACCACGCGGCCACCTGGGCGGCCGTCGCCCTCACCATGCTCGCCATCTCCGCACCCACCGCCGGCCTGGTCACACTGCTCGGCCACCGGGGTCTCGGCCTCAGCGCCGCCCTCATGGTCTTCGTCGGCAACCCGTTCTCCGGCAGCACGTCCGCGCCCGAGCTGCTGCCCAAGGCGGCGGCCGACATCGGCCGGTGGCTGCCGCCGGGGGCGGGCGCCGGCCTGGTGCGCGGCACCGCCTACTTCGGCGGCAGCGGCTCGGCCGGCCCGCTCGTCGTCCTCGGCGTGTGGAGCGTGCTCGGGCTTGCGGTCGTCGCCTTCGGGCGCCGGCGCCCCGTCGTCCCGGAGGCCGTACTGGTCGCGGAAGGCGGCACCGATGGCCTCAGCCTCGTGCCCCCGCGGCACGCGGCCCCGCCAGGAGGGCGCGTACCCCGGCCCTGA
- a CDS encoding arabinofuranosidase catalytic domain-containing protein, translated as MRRTGSAAARDPLSAPAAPRPPHPGIRRALLSALATFGMLLAAFLSLPGSAAQAAGTLPCDLYGAAGTQCVAAHSTTRALFSSYNGPLYQVTRASNGGTADIGLLSQGGYANAAQQDAFCADTTCRISKIYDQTSRHNDLYPGPAGTAGGADRGADAAELSVTAGGHKVYGIWISPGVGYRSHGAASGTAVNGQAEGAYMVASGTHVGSDCCFDYGNAESTPADTGNGHMDAVSIATTCYFAPCNGTGPWVEADMENGMFQGDNGSNTANAGNRSAFVTAVLKNNGQTTYALKGGNSQSGALSTWWNGGLPTRGGYRPMQQEGGIILGTGGDNSNRNRGTFFEGVMVAGYPTDAAENSVQSNIVSVGYSGETNVPNGPQGTITGPGGKCVDVAADDTGVNGAAVQLWDCQNWAEDQFWAHHTNGSLSTIGRCLDIVGNGTANGAKVELWDCNGVGGQVFNQRSDGSLFNPQSGRCLDSPSGAAANGTRLQIWDCNGTAAQKFTLH; from the coding sequence ATGCGCAGAACGGGATCCGCCGCCGCGCGCGACCCGCTGAGCGCCCCGGCGGCACCCCGTCCCCCTCACCCGGGCATCCGGCGGGCGCTCCTCTCCGCCCTCGCGACGTTCGGGATGCTGCTCGCCGCGTTCCTGAGCCTGCCCGGCTCGGCGGCGCAGGCCGCGGGCACCCTGCCCTGCGACCTCTACGGCGCCGCAGGCACGCAGTGCGTGGCCGCGCACAGCACGACCCGGGCGCTCTTCTCCTCCTACAACGGCCCGCTCTACCAGGTCACCCGCGCCTCGAACGGCGGCACCGCAGACATCGGCCTGCTGTCCCAGGGCGGTTACGCGAACGCCGCCCAGCAGGACGCGTTCTGCGCGGACACCACCTGCCGGATCAGCAAGATCTACGACCAGACCTCCCGGCACAACGACCTCTACCCCGGCCCGGCGGGCACCGCCGGCGGGGCCGACCGGGGCGCGGACGCCGCCGAGCTTTCGGTGACGGCCGGCGGCCACAAGGTGTACGGCATCTGGATCTCGCCCGGCGTCGGCTACCGCTCGCACGGAGCCGCGTCCGGCACCGCGGTGAACGGGCAGGCCGAGGGCGCGTACATGGTGGCCAGCGGCACCCACGTCGGCTCCGACTGCTGCTTCGACTACGGCAACGCCGAGAGCACGCCGGCCGACACCGGCAACGGCCACATGGACGCCGTCAGCATCGCCACCACCTGCTACTTCGCACCCTGCAACGGCACGGGTCCCTGGGTCGAGGCCGACATGGAGAACGGCATGTTCCAGGGCGACAACGGCTCCAACACCGCCAACGCCGGCAACAGAAGCGCGTTCGTCACCGCCGTGCTGAAGAACAACGGGCAGACGACGTACGCCCTGAAGGGCGGCAACTCGCAGTCCGGCGCCCTGAGCACCTGGTGGAACGGCGGGCTGCCGACCCGGGGCGGCTACCGGCCGATGCAGCAGGAGGGCGGCATCATCCTGGGCACCGGCGGCGACAACAGCAACCGCAACAGGGGCACGTTCTTCGAGGGCGTCATGGTCGCGGGCTACCCGACCGACGCGGCGGAGAACTCGGTCCAGTCCAACATCGTCTCGGTCGGCTACTCCGGCGAGACGAACGTGCCCAACGGCCCGCAGGGCACCATCACCGGTCCCGGCGGCAAGTGCGTGGACGTCGCGGCCGACGACACCGGCGTCAACGGAGCGGCCGTGCAGCTGTGGGACTGCCAGAACTGGGCCGAGGACCAGTTCTGGGCGCACCACACCAACGGCTCGCTCAGCACGATCGGCCGCTGCCTGGACATCGTCGGCAACGGCACCGCGAACGGCGCCAAGGTCGAGCTGTGGGACTGCAACGGCGTCGGCGGGCAGGTCTTCAACCAGCGCTCGGACGGGTCACTGTTCAACCCGCAGTCCGGCCGCTGCCTGGACTCCCCCAGCGGCGCCGCCGCCAACGGCACCCGGCTGCAGATCTGGGACTGCAACGGGACCGCGGCGCAGAAGTTCACCCTGCACTGA
- a CDS encoding LLM class flavin-dependent oxidoreductase: protein MELGVNVPNFGPGTDPGVLREWARTVEGLGFGLLMVSDHVAVTPDVAEKYPEPFYEPFTTLSWLAGITTTVRLGTTVLVMPYRHPLLVDRMARNLDALSGGRLVLGVGVGWARQEFEALGVPFSARGRLTDEHLAALREAWRAQDGGRPIPLWVGGNSDAAIRRAIAYGDAWHPMRLTLPWLRSALARHTPPSLAPRISLRLTGAPVDDPERLAGTGTIEQVIDDLDQLRRLGAGSVLLDPYRGDPEETRRPQEVWQALTAVAEHWKAAS from the coding sequence ATGGAACTAGGCGTCAACGTGCCGAATTTCGGGCCGGGAACAGACCCGGGGGTGCTGCGCGAATGGGCGCGGACCGTGGAAGGGCTCGGCTTCGGGCTGCTCATGGTCTCCGACCACGTGGCCGTCACCCCCGACGTGGCGGAGAAGTACCCCGAGCCCTTCTACGAGCCCTTCACCACGCTGTCCTGGCTGGCCGGGATCACCACCACGGTCCGGCTCGGCACCACCGTGCTCGTCATGCCCTACCGGCACCCGCTGCTGGTGGATCGGATGGCGCGCAACCTCGACGCGCTCAGCGGCGGCCGGCTGGTGCTCGGCGTGGGCGTCGGCTGGGCGCGGCAGGAGTTCGAGGCACTGGGCGTGCCGTTCAGCGCACGCGGCAGGCTGACTGACGAGCACCTGGCCGCGCTGCGGGAGGCCTGGCGCGCGCAGGACGGCGGCCGGCCGATCCCGCTCTGGGTCGGCGGCAACAGCGACGCGGCGATCCGCCGCGCCATCGCGTACGGGGACGCCTGGCACCCGATGCGCCTCACGCTGCCCTGGCTGCGCTCGGCCCTGGCACGGCACACGCCGCCGTCCCTCGCCCCGCGCATCTCGCTGCGGCTGACCGGCGCGCCGGTCGACGACCCGGAACGCCTCGCCGGTACCGGAACCATCGAGCAAGTCATCGACGACCTCGACCAGTTGCGCCGGCTGGGCGCCGGCTCCGTCCTGCTCGACCCCTACCGCGGCGACCCGGAGGAGACCCGCAGGCCCCAAGAGGTCTGGCAGGCGCTCACCGCCGTGGCCGAACACTGGAAGGCAGCATCGTGA